ggagaatcccgaggtgttcccaggccaatcgagagacatagtccctccagcgtgtcctgggtcttccccggggcctcctcccggttagacgtgcccagaacacctcatcagggaggcgtccaggaggcatcctgatcagatgcccgagccacctcatctgactcctctcgatgcggaggagcagcggctctactctgagcttctcatcctatctttaagggagagcccagacaccctgcggaggaaactcatttcagccgcttgtattcgcgatctcgttctttcggtcactacccatagctcatgaccataggtgagggtaggaacatagatcgaccggtaaattgagagctttgtcttatggctcagctcctttttcaccacgacagaccgatgcagcgcccgcattactgcagacgtcgcaccgatccgcctgtcgatctcacgctccattcttccctcactcgtgaacaagaccccgagatacttgaactcctccacttggggcaggatctcgctaccaaccctgagagggcactccactgaAAATAGAAACGTTTTAAtaaacttcataaaaataaaatcctggatAAGAGATAACGGAGTCATCTGCCCAGTCAGGAACCCGAATGTGTTTGCTGAATACCAGTGGATAGAAATGTGGCATTGTGGGAAATCGGTGGCGTTTCCATTACCtttaccagaagtgacgtcaaacaCAACTCCTTTCACTGCCATGTAAATCGGACTGCCATCCTAAAAAGAATAAGAGACACCAAGTTAAAGTTCCATGTGTGCTTTTGCATGTCCACTGTCCATTCTTTACaagactttcatttttgttttgttttttttttattcttcttcaaggCAATTAATTTATGAGGACGATGTTCTGTGAGATAATACAGTAGTTTACTCTCGTTTAAATAATGACACCCACAAGTCAGGCCAATGTAGCCCAGTGCTTTTCAGTCCCAGTTTTAGGATTGCAGTTTTTTAGGTTTATTCGCTTAGCAGACAGTTTTACTAAAAATAGACCTAAAAATGAGGTCCACATAATCGAAGGGGTCTGTTTGGCAACACGTATGACAGGAGGCCAGTGTTACAAAATCGAAGAGCTAAGAACAAAAAATACAAGCGAGTTACAACTTCTTGGTGACAAAAACCGAACAACAAATATTAAGACAGAAATTCATTGAACAAGAGGCTCTTCAAACGCTCCTTAAGTCCGAATTTCGAGCGGAGGTGTGCGCTGAGATCTCCACATGAAGAGCCGATCGCCTCGTCTGAGATCGGACACCGCGCAGTACAGCCGAGTGGGCGACCACACAAGTGCTGACCCCCTGTAGACGGCATCAGTGAGTTGTAAGCCGTTATTATCAGACTTTGTTTTATTGTGACCGCCACTTTAGGgagaaaaagaataaatgtgAAGCAAATCAAAGTGCGGCCACCAGACTTGAGCGGCCCTCTGCTGGTCTTTGTGACAGACTGGGCTAACAGCATTTAAATGGTAGACATTCTACGAAAACTAAACTGTGGGCATCAACACATGCAGTAACAAGAACAGACAGACAGTTTATGTATTGTATGAATAGTTTTATTATATGCAAGGCAAGCCACTTGTATCGAGTGTTTCTTGGGTGCGGCATCATAAACCACTGGAGATAAACGAAACCCCTTTAATAAACCTTCTACAACGGGCCACTCTGCCCGGTGACATCCTAAAGAGATGTCACAATGAACAGCCGCTGACATACTAAATTAGTAAAACGGACTCGCTGGAGATTCGGTGAATTTACTTCATTCGCTGAGCGACTACTGCTGCGTCGGTTCTTATTAGAATTTAGTAACATTTTGTCGAGGTTGTGATTGGCCACTGCCGCCTTGTTATTAAGCGGATACCCAATTTGATTCGACGGGGTTTGGCGCCGGTAAAACATGCAGGGATCTTCCCGGCGGCCGCCGTACCTGCTGCCCGTTGTACTTTACCAAATCCTCGTCGGTGAAGAGGCGGACGGGCTTTTTCTCCGCTTGCTTGTATTTCAGCGTTACATACTCTGAAGAGTAAACCACCACAATAAAGTTCAGTAAAGCGAAGCAAACGCTAACGGAGGAGCTCATTTTGCACGTTACGTTTAGACACCGCAGCTTCCTGGTCCCAGCTTGACATCAAACGTCAGTCACACAAATCGATTGCCGTTTGGGCTCATTGTTTCTCTCATTTCAGAAATGCCTGATCCTTAAAATATTAGGAATGCGATGATATGCAACttaatcttttatatttttttttccaagcataGTGAATGTAAAATTGCACAAAATAAGAACCTGAGTAGGGTTCTAACTCGACGCTCAACTAGGTAAGTCTGAGTCCGCCTCGGGAACATGGGAATTGCAGTTCAAATACTTGACTTCGGACTCATCTTCTTCCCACCCGCCAGTCCTCATTCGCTCGCTGTGGAATGATGAGGTCGATCGATTGCTTAAAACTAGAAAGAGTGCCTTTGAGATGTTTCACGAAACTGGAGTACCCTGAGAACTCTGAGGATTTGAAGGATCATTCGAGGTCCATTACTTTGGGATCTGCCTCGAATCGGGGGCACAGCCGGCATTTGCGCCAAACAACCCacgtttattttataaagtggcACCGATCCGTTATTAAACCAGAAACTGCTGTTAACAAAAAAACTGCAGCCGCTGCGGACCTCCGGGACCAGTGTTGAATACCCCTGCCCTAGACTGAtgtgttactcgattatgttcacctcctttgtaagttgctttggaaaaGAGCATGTGCTAAGCAAGTAAAAGTAAAACTTGAAAGCAAATGTGAACCTTATCTGTTTTGCTTATCATTATCACGTATTGCTATATTTGACATAATCAATGAAGTGTAGTTGGACAGTAGCTGCATGATACTTCTGTGTCCACCACAAgcctggattaagacccccacgtGCCCCCGGTTTGTTTAAAGCTCCTTATGGCCACACTGTCAACAGTGCGGAGCGGTGTTTACAGATCTCGCTTCGGGTGCGCGGAGACTCCGTGGTTTCATCGAGCGTGGGGTGCATGTGTTTGGGGAGAAGGGCCCTTCCCACCCCATCAAATGGGACAGTAAATCTGAGATGAACTGATTACGccctttttttaaatcattgagTAGCCTTGCAGTGTTTAAAAAGCTAATACTGTGGGCCACCTGCAAATTGTCATTAGTTTGGCAAAACCAATTAACGTAAGTACCTTTTGAAGTTAAACAAATAACACGACAGAACCGAACGACAAGTCGACAGAATGAAGCacgttatttttttctaaagctgatGGTGATGCTGTGGTCGGAAGAGAGCAGGACGGagcttttgagtgagtaaaaataacttttatttgtattttttgtatacatTCAAATCATCGTATACTGAGGGAGTACggattttaggctttgatgctaatgggGAGCCAATATTTGTAGCACTTTTTACCTCTGACTGAATCAACCTTAAATTGCTTTTGTAACTTTCCCGAAAACCGATGTATTAACGGAGTTCTGCTGCTGTCTTTTTCACACCACCAGGGACTGCATGTAGCAGGTTCAAAAGTAAGCAACTCAAATGAATTAATATTAGCCCTcggtttaaaaaaatacaaattctgtATATAGAAAATGACTTCCACATACACCCGATTAACCGACGGCACTATAAcggagctgcggtgggttggcaccctgcccgggattggttcctgccttgtgccctgtgttggctgggattggctccagcagacccccgtgaccctgtgttcggattcagcgggttggaaaatggatggatggactataacGGAGGCCCACTGTCTTAGAAAACTTCCAACACGGTTAGTTAATAAAACCTCGTGAAGCTGCCGTGTTCTCCCTACAGTAGCGTCTACTACATTTCCCAGAATTCCTTGCTCGTTTCCTGTGTGGCGTCCTCGAGGTCGCCTATTGGCTCTCTCCGATTTGCCAGCCGTTCTCGCTGTCCCAGCGGTTTCCATCCGCCTGCCGCTATCCTGAACTCCGAATATGAGCAACACCACAAGTGTGCAGGCACCCTGACCCTCACTCGACATCGCAGGGGGCGACGTTTAAAACTTTCTTCAGAGTGTTGAAGTGGCATTCAGTACCTGGTGGGGATGATCAGGAAAGAAACCAACCGATCTTACCAGGAGGTATGGTGGCATCGCTTACTCGCCGTTTATCTAGCTAAGCAAATGGAAAGGCAAACCTTTTCGCACCCCCGGAGGTGGATTATTTCAGCAGAATCTAATGGTGTGTTTACTCGTAAGGTAAAGGTTTTGTGCGCCTCTTCAATGTTGCAGTATTTCCTGCGGGGTGCCGCGCAGCGTCTTTCGCATCATACAGTAAAACTTCGCCATCCATCTATCGCCCCGACCGGCCGGAAGAAGCACCCCTGTCACTTGACAGGACGCCCCCGCTAACACCCATGCGGATAACAACACATCGTCAGCAGTCTGGACTCTCGCTGCAGACATTCCGCACTTTAAAAGCGCCCGATTGGTGACTGAAAGAAGCGAAAGTTATAGGGGGCAATTAAACGCATTGCAGAGGTGGACGTCCACGCGCGAACAGGACCCGTGCGCACGCGCACATCGCGAGTCTCGCCCACGACAGGTCAAGTAGGCAGTTTGCACGTCACGCGGGAGTTTTGGTCGACTGTGTAAATCGGGTTAGCGGAAACACTTTTTTTCTATTAACAGTTGCATCCTTTCTCGGGTTTCGTAGATTTCCGTGGGAGTGGAATTTTAGGGATTGATGGAGTGAGTTTGGACAAGCGGAAGTCGTCGTGCCACGACAACGTATTGACTGGGGCGTCTTGGTGATAATCGCCCGCCACCAATGAGGCGAGTGTGACAATGGTCATTCTTTATAGACATGCCAGCCTTGTAGAACAGAATTCAGAGGGGTTTGGGTGAGGGGTCTGCATGTGATGGGCACCCTTGGCAAGGGTGGTGGTACTGGTTGGTGGGTCGGTCATCTCCCTTGAGGTTTCTGCACCATTGGCGGTGATACTGGTTGGTGGGTCGGTCATCTCCCTTGAGGTTTCTGCACCATTGGTGGTGGTACTGGTTGGTGGGTCGGTCATCTCCCTTGAGGTTTCTGCCCTTGGACTTTGTAGTCTGCACCCTTGGGGTTTCAAGTAGGGAAGTTAAAGGATTTCAAAGAGACTGCGATTTGCTAATTGATAATCCCAGATCTTGGGAGATATTCTGTCTTTATAAATTTCTGGATGGTTGGCCATGCGTGTCTGTAGAGCGCTCCACCGAGACTGATGGCCTGTTTCCATTTCGGACAACGAAGCAGATGATAGTGGATTGTGGTATGTTAGCCAAATCCAAAGAGTTCTTAAGAAATCGCACACCCTATTTCAAGTTGTAGCAAAGCTGGTGGGTTTCAGTTTCTGCTGTCACGCCAGTACACAAATAGTCAGCAGTGACGTCTGCTTTTCATAAACAAGTTTCGTTGAGTTGACTTTCAAGGGAACTGCATTTCTGCAAAATAAAACTTGGAAAAATAGTTTTAATTATGAATAGTCATTTAGTATTTACATTCATGAACATTGCCAGAGATCAAGAAATCCAGATTTTAAGACCTGGAATGGCTGACCCAAGTTTCAAGGGACTTGTTATTTAAATAGCAAAGCTTTTAAAGTGCTTtggaatatttgtatttattagaaCTAGTTCTGTCCTATCAActgttaaatgtttaaagtccttTATTGTATTTTAGCTGAGTGAAGAAGCAGAAAGGGTTGCTGCTACTGAGCGCGAGCTACTAGACAATTTGGAAGAGCTCGATTCAGTGTGTGAGGACGGCAGCACTCGGCCAGGTAAACCTTCATTgtactttttctttatatttctttgaGTCTTGTTATATAAGTGGGCTTACATCTTTACATGCCTAGTTTAAACGTTTGAGGCTATTTTAACAGAAAAGGTTAAGTACAGTAAACCACAAAAGTACTTCACCCTTCAAACATTAAAATGTGACTCCATGCGTACTTGTCCACTCTTGACTCCAAACATCTCAATGTCTGTTAAGTTTATTCCTTCTCTTCTTGCATGGCGACTcttcagtgttttcaccacatgCAGATGGATgggataaattgtattttatttgtcccaagaaggAAAtgtagcttttacagaagctcaagtaatatagaaatataataaTGAACATCAGCGCTCCTCAACCACttataaaatcacaaaaaaaaatcttaacaaaaaagaataaaacatgcaACTTGAGTGAAGATGAGCGAGTAGTCCGCCATTATGAAGGCACATAGCCGTCTGAGGCAGTTTTAGTGGAAGTACGATGAGTGAACTTGTTAGACGTGTACTCCTGACTTTCTTGTTTTTGGTGGTACTTTCAGTCGGTGTCGTTGTTATTTATAGCCCAGTGTTTTCATAATTTATAGACTTTGCATGTTTCTTTTTACTAATTTGATTCATACGCATgttaataaattataatttactCTCTAATTTTACTCTGAAGGTTTTTCAAGCAGGACAGCTGGTCTGTTTGAAATGATATAATACCACGGCCTAGACATCTCAGTAAATATCATGCTATGTTTGACTGGTATTTTGTACAAAAACCCACCaatccatttttttaacctgcttatccagtatATGACCATAGGAAGCCACAGCTCATCGTGGTGGCATTGAATGCACAGTAAGAGCTAGCTGGCTGTCTTTGGGATGGCAATACTGTACACCGCTTCCAGGAGTGTTACATGACTTACATTTAATAAATACGCTCGACAGTATTTTAACCGGAGTTGTTTTCATGTCTTTTAGCTGAGGATGATGAAGGAGGGAGCAGCAACCCTTCATTACGATTCAGTAAAGCATGTCTGAAGAATGTCTTCTCGGTGATCCTTATCTTCATCTATTTGCTCCTGATGGCAGTCGCTGTGTTTCTAGCCTATCAGACAATCACGGACTTCATGGATAAACTCAAGCATCCTGTAATGTCCGTAACCTACAAAGAGGTTGACAGATTTGATGCTCCAGGTTTGTGTTGGCGTACCGAAGTTGGGAATTAAGGGCAAGAGCATTTAAGGCTAAAGccgggaagcacttctttacacagagtTGTGGAATCTAGAAAACAAATACAGAGTCGTAAAGTTTAAACGGAAAACCTGACAACCACTAAGAAGTATCTGGGTGTGATACGGAGACAAATGAGCTATTAGCTAAAGACTTGAGCCCACAGCACTCAGTTATTCATTCCTcctcatttgttacattttttatgatcTTATATTAAACAAAGTATCCGTTAGTAACTTACAACTTGAAATATCTTGCATTTGTGATTTATACTGTACCATTTACTAAGCTTGATTAATCTTGGCAGGGCAGTGAGGGAGCCAGGCGGCTATCCCAGCAAACACTGAATGTGAGGCCGTGCGAATTCCTGgagagagtgccagtccatcacagggtcaacACACACAGTCCCACTAGGGCCATTTAGGCAGCGTCAGTCCATTGAACCTGCATGGCAGGAAACCAGAGCCCCCAGAGGACACCTAGTTGGTTTATCTTCTGGGAAATTACTCTGAAAGATGTCAACTAATGTGAAATgattaatcaataaacaataaaatcaaagtagtaaaaaataaaatcaatattgtggaaagcagcccggacacagacaggcggacatcgttttaagcacccaacacacgtttatttacagtatttacagttagTATGAAGCACACACCCAGTGCCACAGcgccaatcaccccaaagtccaggcctctttcctccgtgcctctcttcgccgcctccactcctctgctcCAAGActctcgtccacttccacccgactccagccatcaaatggagggaggtggccccttttaaatacacccagatgtgctccaggtgcttcctggcaatcttccaccggcactccccagtgtggcagaagtgccggctgctattaccgcatttaattcccttctccatctcttatttacataaatatttatttctccctttcttttgtttattgttgccttattaaaaagccctaagcaattctccttcggctaagctctccttctcaggggtggggtttgattttgtcttcaattttgttgggttataaattgatctatctgtatggaatgattacaatgaaaattaataaaataaaaataaaattaaaaaaaaaaagaagtgccggctgcaaccccagaagcactccgagtgtccctgctcctcttcccccttCCGGGTGTGTTGgaaatgctgaggtccagggctcccaaggcactggggcgccccctggtggtgaccacgggcccctacaaggttgagcttcaaagctctgtacccatggtccccatagcaaccagggcggtcgcccccacatggtctgaggAAGGCATAAGCCCTGTTctggtcttcctgggcgtcccggccgggtcgcccccccagccacctgctacaataaatatatataaatataaatgtgtgtatgtgagggtgtgtgtgtgtgtatatatatatatatatatatatatacacactgagaaaagcgctatataaatgtaatgaattattattattattattattatatatatatgtatatatataatatatatttgtgtttgtgtatgtttgtgtatatttgaTATATAAATCCACACTCGCATCACTCACACCGTATGGTTCAGTGCCGTTCTTCAGTTCCTTAACACATTTGTTGCAGAGGACAGTGTGCACTGCTGTAGGCCCGGTGAACGTTGCTGCGAGTCCAAGGACTGCTAAGATAAAGCCCCCTAGAAGGTGGGTGGTAGCGTTGGCTATTTCTGGGTCGGCCCACTCTATCTATTTAAGAGCATTTTTTGATGTGGTATGTTTATACAAatactttaatttcttatttaatcTTCTCCAATTATGTCATTATATAGGTTTCCTTTTCATCGCATTTCTtgctaatattttgtttttttttgaccaaGACCCAGGTGGTCAGTCACCCAGAGAGTTTTAAATGCTGGGATGTTGCAAACTGTTCAGTTGAACTGATGAAGCCTCTGAGTTGTGATTTTTCTAAAAGTGATCCAGCAGGTCCAGTTGCCTTTCAGTTATTAATAGGTTATGCGCTGGATCACTGAGAACATTCATTAACacgtaataaaatgtatttttcacagCTAAGTACTTTTAGTTTGGACTTTAATATCAGTGCGGCACACTACGTATGGACAATTGGTTGTTCCATGTTTACTCCAAGTTAGAGTAGATTGCTTtcttccatccgtccatccattttccaacccactgaatccgaacacagggtcacgggggtctgctggagccaatcccagccaagacagggcacaaggcaggaaccaatcccgagcagggtgccaacccaccgcaggacacacacaaacacacctacacaccaagcacacactagggccaattcagaatcgccaatccacctaacctgcatgtctttggactgtgggaggaaacccacgcagacacggggagaacatgcaaactccacgcagggaggactcgggaagcgaacccaggtccccaggtctcccaactgcgaggcagcagcactacccactgtgccatcgtgccgcCAGATTGCTTTCTTATTGTTTCCATATTGTGAAACTCTCCATTGCAGCGAGTGCTCCTGTGGTGCAGCGGTTGTGCATGAAGCCCACCTTTAGGACTTGGTCACGCTCCAGTTGGTTAGCCGTAAGTGTATCTTGGAGATTTGACTGACTGCGGACTCTCCtgtctttgttcattttgttaaGGTAGATGATGTAAATACGCACACGTCGATACATTTTTTGCTCTGAATTTGCAACCTTAACATGAGGAAGCATCCAGGATTTTTGAGACGTTTTCAGCGATCGAGTAAATTCATTGTGTGTTTCCCAGATTGCTTCCCTAGTAAAGTTTCACCATAAAAAAGATAATGtttggtgcttggtgtgtgggtgtgtgtcctgtggtgggtgggttggcaccctgcctgggattggttcctgccttgtgccctgtgttggctgggattggctccagcagacccccgtgaccctgtgttcggattcagcgggttggaagatggatggatggatagatggatggatgttttaaagttttttccTGTCGTTTTATTATGTAACAGGGATTGCTCTTTATCTTGGTAAGGCCGAACCCCTAAGCTGTAAACATCACTATCATGATCACATTCCTCCTCTGGAGAACCCAGGACAGCAGGGTGCGGTCGAATGCCACACGGAACAAATCAACTACACGGACCCCTTCACTAATCACACCACGGTAGGTGAATTCGCGTCACTGACACTTTTCCTGGAGCCTGTTGTACGACGGCTTTTTAATTAACCTCCTGGTTATGAGTATCTCTCTTCGTTTTGATCtccctttcattttaataagaTCTTAACTgcttattctattttttcatttccctTTGTAAGCATCGCAAACAAATACTGCAAACGTATCACACACTGGGCTTCAACTGGTTTGTCTTttctgttgatttgtttttatttttagaagcaAGCGTTGATTGTCCGTGGACCTCGGGAAGTTAGGAAAAGGGAGCTGATTTTTCTACAgtttctgcaaaacaaaaccGAAGAAGACTTCAGTGCTATTAGCTACTTGCTCTTCTCATCCTTCCAGGACTTTCTGTTAAGGTATGGCGGTGATTTCTAGTATTCTGCATACACAGTTGGCgtagtgtgagatattatcagtGTTTCCTTTTGTGTTCTATCACCAGAatacttgaaatcagcagtttaaagtttaaagtgc
The sequence above is drawn from the Erpetoichthys calabaricus chromosome 15, fErpCal1.3, whole genome shotgun sequence genome and encodes:
- the pacc1 gene encoding proton-activated chloride channel yields the protein MIRKETNRSYQELSEEAERVAATERELLDNLEELDSVCEDGSTRPAEDDEGGSSNPSLRFSKACLKNVFSVILIFIYLLLMAVAVFLAYQTITDFMDKLKHPVMSVTYKEVDRFDAPGIALYLGKAEPLSCKHHYHDHIPPLENPGQQGAVECHTEQINYTDPFTNHTTKQALIVRGPREVRKRELIFLQFLQNKTEEDFSAISYLLFSSFQDFLLSQDKAQFMKNCESSYSIWTFSGGFRTWVKMSLVKTMEKDGSKSVEFRQESSVVKYNDRRPELEKTDQLFFVVFEWKDPFIQEVQDIITANAWNTIAILCGVFLALFKAADFAKLSIKWMIKVRKRQLKRRTQEMNHIG